GTTGATTTTATTCGTGTTCTGGCAGGAAATTCCTTCTTTTTATTATTTTTTTCTATAAATATATGGGAAATAATATTGAAAGGCCGAGGGCAGACTGTATCTTTCGGCAAGTTCCTCTGGGGTGACCCAGTTGAAGGGCAGTTTGTCTTCTGCTGCTGAAAGGCCAGAGGCGGGAACAAGCTCCACCAGCCAGCCGGAAAGCTGCCATTCCACATGAGAGAAAACATGTTTGGCGGCGGGCAGGGCTTGCAATTTTTTTGCCAGCAGTCCGTGTTTCTGCAGCCATGTTTTCACATCCTTCGTGGACAATTTGCCCGGCAGGTTGGGAAATTCCCAGAGTCCCGCGAGCAGGCCCTTGGAAGGACGTTGATGGAGGGCGATGGCGTTGCCTTGTTTAAGCAGGAGAATGGTGTGTTTTTCCAGACGTCGCTGGCGGGGTGAACTTTTTAGGGGAAGTTCCTGTTCTATGCCATCGGCATGTGCTAGACAGATTCTTTCCAAGGGACAACAAGTGCAATGGGGCTCCCCGTTCGGCAGGCAAATGGTGGCGCCCAAATCCATAAAGGCCTGATTGAGGTCACCGGCAGTCTGTCCTGCCGGATAATGTGGGGCAAGGGCCTGTTCCATGGCGGTCTTGACGGCGGGGATAGCGATATCGGCGGATGAGGCCAGCGTGCGGGAAAGTACCCGCAACACATTGCCATCCACTGCGGGCCTGGGCTGGCCAAAGGCAATGGAGCCGATGGCGCTGGCCGTGTAACGGCCAATGCCGGGCAGTTTCAGCAGCGTGTTGAAATCATCAGGGAGTTTACCATCATAATCTTCGGTGATGATGATCGCAGCTTTCTTGAGATTCCTTGCCCGTGAGTAGTAGCCCAGTCCCTGCCAAAGTTTCATAAGCCGTTCATCATCAACATGGGCCAGAGCTTCAATGGTGGGGAGTGCTTCAAGGAAGCGTTCATAATAGGGAATTACGGCGGTGGCTCTGGTCTGCTGCAGCATGATTTCTGACAGCCAGGTATGGTAAGGTGTGGGAGAGGTACGCCAGGGCAGTTCCCTGTCACCGGCTTGTTGGTGGTACCAGCCTGGCAGTTCCTGCAGGATAGCGGGGATGATTTCCTGATGGGGGATGTTTATTTTTTGACGCAAGATAAGGTCCTTTCTGCAGTGCGAAAATCTTTTAATAATGGGGCTAATTTTATCATATGGGCCGCAAACTCTGCAAGAGACACTATTTGACATTAATTTTCGGAAAAAAGTAACAAGAAAATCTTTTTAATCTCTCGGTGTGGACAAAAGTGTAATATATGCATGATTACTTTTAGCCTGTGTTTGCTTATGGTGGAACAAAATGCAAAAAAACGACAAAAATGATTAAAAAAGTTACATAATGCTGTTGACAAAAAACTTAATTCGCGCAATAATGTATACATATTTACAACATTACATGTTGAATGTACACGGTAATTGTGTTATGATGTTTGCGTGTGATGTACGATTCCAGAGGGGGATTGCAGGATGAAACATGTCTTGTCTGTGTTTGTGGAAAATCAGACTGGTGTGCTGGTCCGGGTTGTAAGTATGTTTTCCAGACGCGAATTCAATATCGACAGTCTCGCAGTTGGCGTGACGGAGAAAGAAGGGTATTCGCGCATCACGGTGGTGATTCACGGCGATGAAGATCTCATTGAGCAGATCATCAAGCAGCTCGAGAAAATGCCCGTGGTGCAGGCCGTACAGCGGCTGGATGAGAAAAACGCAGTCTGCCGGGGGATGACGTTGATTAAGGTCAAGGCAAATGACACGAATCGTCTGGATGTTCTGAAGATGGCGGAACTTTTCCGTGCCCATGTTGTGGATGTGGACAGTTCCATGGTCATTTTCGAACTGACAGGCAGTGATGACAAGGTGACGGCTTTCTTGAATCTCATTAAGCCGTACGGTATCGCTGAGGTCATTCGCACCGGTCTTATCGCGCTGGAACGCGGTGAACATACAATTTATGAACATTGTGAGGAGAGAGAGTACTATGGCAAAAACTTATTATGATCAGGATGCGAATTGGGAAGTTCTGAATGGGAAAAAAGTTGCAATCATTGGCTATGGCAGCCAGGGTCATGCACATGCCCTGAACCTCAAGGAAAGCGGCGTGGATGTCGTAGTTGGCCTTTATGAAGGTTCCAAGTCCAAGAAGGTTGCCGAAGAACATGGTCTGACTGTTAAGAATGTAGCTGATGCAGTTAAAGAAGCAGATATTACCATGATCCTGATTCCGGATGAGAAGCAGTCCGATGTCTACAAGAATGAGATTGCTCCGAATCTGAAAGATGGCAGTGCTCTTGCTTTCGCTCATGGCTTTAACATTCATTATCAGCAGATTGTTCCGCCCGCTAATGTGGACGTGTTCATGGTGGCTCCGAAAGGCCCCGGCCATCTCGTTCGCCGTACGTATACGGAAGGTTCCGGTGTTCCGGCTGTGTTCGCTGTTCATCAGGATGCTTCCGGCAAGTGCTTTGATATCGCGCTGGCCTATGCCAAAGGCCTTGGTGCTACGCGTTCCGGTGTTCTGCAGACGACCTTCCGCGATGAAACGGAAGAAGACCTCTTCGGTGAGCAGGCTGTTCTCTGCGGCGGTGTTTGCCAGCTGATGCAGACGGGCTTTGAAGTTCTCGTTGAAGCAGGTTATCCGCCCGAAATGGCATATTTTGAATGCTTCCATGAAATGAAGCTCATCGTTGACCTCTGCTATGAAGGCGGCTTCACGAAGATGCGCAAGTCCATCTCCGATACGGCTGAATACGGTGACTACATGGTAGGCCCGCGCATCATCACGGAAGAGACCAAGAAGGAAATGAAGAAGGTCCTGAAAGAAATTCAGGATGGTACCTTCGCCCGCAACTGGCTGCTCGAAAACCGTGCTGCCGGCCGTGCTAACTTCATGGCTCAGCGCCGTCTCCATTCGGAACATCAGATTGAAAAGGTCGGCAAGGAGCTCCGCAATATGATGCCCTGGCTCAGAGATGCAGCTGACCTGTCCAAAGACTAAGTCAAAACCTCTGTTTTAGCAGGAATATGTCCATTTAAG
The Selenomonas ruminantium AC2024 DNA segment above includes these coding regions:
- the ilvC gene encoding ketol-acid reductoisomerase; this translates as MAKTYYDQDANWEVLNGKKVAIIGYGSQGHAHALNLKESGVDVVVGLYEGSKSKKVAEEHGLTVKNVADAVKEADITMILIPDEKQSDVYKNEIAPNLKDGSALAFAHGFNIHYQQIVPPANVDVFMVAPKGPGHLVRRTYTEGSGVPAVFAVHQDASGKCFDIALAYAKGLGATRSGVLQTTFRDETEEDLFGEQAVLCGGVCQLMQTGFEVLVEAGYPPEMAYFECFHEMKLIVDLCYEGGFTKMRKSISDTAEYGDYMVGPRIITEETKKEMKKVLKEIQDGTFARNWLLENRAAGRANFMAQRRLHSEHQIEKVGKELRNMMPWLRDAADLSKD
- the mutY gene encoding A/G-specific adenine glycosylase, with product MRQKINIPHQEIIPAILQELPGWYHQQAGDRELPWRTSPTPYHTWLSEIMLQQTRATAVIPYYERFLEALPTIEALAHVDDERLMKLWQGLGYYSRARNLKKAAIIITEDYDGKLPDDFNTLLKLPGIGRYTASAIGSIAFGQPRPAVDGNVLRVLSRTLASSADIAIPAVKTAMEQALAPHYPAGQTAGDLNQAFMDLGATICLPNGEPHCTCCPLERICLAHADGIEQELPLKSSPRQRRLEKHTILLLKQGNAIALHQRPSKGLLAGLWEFPNLPGKLSTKDVKTWLQKHGLLAKKLQALPAAKHVFSHVEWQLSGWLVELVPASGLSAAEDKLPFNWVTPEELAERYSLPSAFQYYFPYIYRKK
- the ilvN gene encoding acetolactate synthase small subunit, whose translation is MKHVLSVFVENQTGVLVRVVSMFSRREFNIDSLAVGVTEKEGYSRITVVIHGDEDLIEQIIKQLEKMPVVQAVQRLDEKNAVCRGMTLIKVKANDTNRLDVLKMAELFRAHVVDVDSSMVIFELTGSDDKVTAFLNLIKPYGIAEVIRTGLIALERGEHTIYEHCEEREYYGKNLL